A DNA window from Niabella yanshanensis contains the following coding sequences:
- a CDS encoding YceI family protein, producing MNKMRSIAGLVLMITPWVLGCRGPVKEENKHTILNPVFTGQEYTIDTSESVVTWKGSMLGGANSHTGFIYISKGALMIRDGQLNGGRAEVDMNTIEDENHGRNNGLVDHLKHPDFFDVKRFPVSSIEITRAAPGMGRDVKITGNLTIKGVTNTVTFPARVEVKDGIVKANSKLVIDRTRWNVLYKSGKFYDLLADQIMADSIEFHIKIVAKGK from the coding sequence ATGAACAAGATGCGATCAATAGCCGGCCTGGTTTTAATGATTACTCCCTGGGTTTTGGGTTGCAGGGGACCTGTAAAAGAGGAGAATAAACATACTATACTGAACCCTGTATTTACGGGGCAGGAATACACTATAGATACAAGCGAGAGCGTGGTGACATGGAAGGGGTCAATGCTGGGTGGCGCAAATAGCCACACAGGATTTATCTATATATCAAAAGGAGCGCTGATGATCCGGGATGGTCAACTGAATGGAGGACGCGCTGAAGTTGATATGAATACAATCGAAGATGAAAACCATGGACGTAATAACGGATTGGTTGACCACCTGAAGCATCCTGATTTTTTTGATGTTAAGCGGTTCCCTGTTTCTTCAATCGAAATTACCAGGGCAGCGCCTGGAATGGGCAGGGATGTAAAAATTACAGGAAACCTGACTATTAAAGGAGTCACCAATACAGTTACTTTCCCGGCCAGGGTGGAAGTGAAGGACGGTATTGTTAAAGCCAATAGCAAGCTGGTTATTGATCGGACCCGGTGGAATGTGTTGTACAAATCAGGAAAGTTCTATGATCTTTTGGCAGATCAAATCATGGCTGATTCCATCGAATTCCACATTAAGATAGTAGCAAAAGGTAAATAG
- a CDS encoding NAD kinase, giving the protein MKVAVYSRGIDAESYADVKTFFEELKNYRLKYVVYGPLFNSLRPHLNLSDHTPVFNSAEELDKDVEFIIGLGGDGTLLDTITLIKDKPISIMGINFGRLGFLSSIGRENLTLAIKALALRTYISEKRSLVHVDADMPLFGDMPFGLNEFAIHKRDTASMLKIHTFINGELLNTYWADGLIVSTPTGSTGYSLSCGGPIVFPDSENFTITPVAPHHLNVRSLVVNDNSIISFEIESRSDEIICALDSRKEIISKNVSLAVRKEKFSINLLRLSENNFLHTIQTKLIWGLDRRNN; this is encoded by the coding sequence ATGAAGGTAGCCGTATACAGCCGTGGAATTGATGCAGAATCTTATGCAGACGTAAAAACCTTTTTTGAGGAGTTAAAAAACTACCGGCTCAAATACGTGGTTTACGGACCGCTTTTTAACAGCCTGAGGCCTCATTTAAACCTCTCTGATCATACACCCGTATTTAACAGCGCCGAGGAATTAGATAAGGATGTGGAATTCATAATTGGATTGGGGGGAGATGGTACTTTATTAGATACTATAACGCTGATCAAAGACAAGCCCATTTCCATTATGGGCATCAACTTTGGCAGGCTGGGATTTTTATCGAGTATTGGCCGTGAGAATCTAACCCTTGCTATCAAGGCATTGGCATTAAGAACGTATATCAGCGAAAAACGCTCGCTGGTTCATGTAGATGCAGATATGCCTTTATTTGGCGACATGCCCTTTGGTCTCAACGAATTTGCGATCCATAAAAGGGATACCGCTTCGATGCTAAAGATCCATACTTTCATTAACGGCGAACTTTTAAATACTTACTGGGCCGACGGGCTGATTGTTTCCACCCCTACAGGATCAACCGGCTACTCCTTAAGCTGTGGCGGTCCGATTGTTTTCCCCGATTCAGAAAACTTTACCATTACGCCGGTGGCGCCACATCACCTCAATGTAAGATCTCTGGTAGTGAATGATAACAGCATCATTTCATTTGAAATAGAAAGCCGCTCCGATGAGATCATTTGCGCCCTCGACTCCCGAAAAGAGATCATTTCCAAAAACGTATCCCTGGCGGTACGCAAGGAAAAATTCTCTATTAACCTCTTGCGATTAAGCGAAAATAACTTCCTCCATACCATTCAAACCAAATTGATCTGGGGACTGGACAGGAGGAATAATTAA
- a CDS encoding BamA/TamA family outer membrane protein, translating to MWLLLLLGNSLAAIAQIDSATLKVDSTKKSPSPVAPGDYWPDSIPVPPEESTFIIRHIYIEGNKITRRAIMLRELPFKEEDIVKIKDLPDLFSRGKTQLLNLSLFLIKDFSIGVVTVEGPYLDVKIKVKERWYLLPLPHLKPVDRNLNEWLFKRGASVSRVDYGVKLMYDNASGNNDKLRFYFVTGYTKQLLLSYNRPYIDKSMKWGLNMSLALGKTHEINHITLNNRQEFHNERDDYPKNFFEGTAEFSYRPAFFTRHYFGLGYNTLRVSDSVIIKNPNFMNHGASSVKYPRIYYKMVYQNLDYIPYPTQGYAGEVMISKDGFNSKMNVWQLSAKGQGSWHINDKMFYSVSALGSVKLPFKQPYINSQLLGYGDMTLRGYENYVIDGVAGVILNATLSKQLANFSINLPILKKYTSTLIPLKIYGKVYGNTGYVHNPQRWGNSLPNRMLYGGGFGLDIFTDYDFTLKLEFSFNQLGENGLYLHKKTLY from the coding sequence TTGTGGCTACTTCTTCTGCTAGGCAATAGCCTGGCTGCAATCGCACAGATAGACAGCGCCACTTTAAAGGTAGACTCCACGAAAAAATCTCCCTCGCCTGTTGCACCTGGTGATTACTGGCCCGATTCAATTCCTGTTCCGCCGGAAGAAAGCACATTCATAATACGGCATATATATATTGAAGGCAATAAAATAACCCGCAGGGCGATTATGCTAAGGGAATTGCCCTTTAAAGAAGAAGATATTGTTAAAATAAAAGATTTACCAGATCTTTTTTCGCGCGGGAAAACACAACTACTCAATCTCTCGCTTTTTCTTATCAAAGATTTCAGTATCGGGGTTGTTACTGTGGAGGGGCCTTATCTGGATGTTAAAATAAAAGTAAAGGAAAGATGGTATTTATTGCCATTACCCCATTTAAAACCGGTAGACCGCAATCTGAATGAGTGGTTGTTTAAAAGAGGAGCCAGTGTTTCGCGCGTTGATTATGGCGTTAAGCTTATGTATGATAATGCAAGTGGCAATAATGACAAGTTGAGATTTTACTTTGTTACCGGCTATACCAAACAACTTCTATTAAGTTACAACCGCCCCTATATTGACAAAAGCATGAAATGGGGTCTCAACATGAGCCTTGCGCTGGGTAAAACTCATGAAATAAACCACATCACCCTCAATAACCGGCAGGAATTTCATAACGAACGTGATGATTATCCTAAAAACTTTTTCGAAGGAACCGCTGAGTTTTCCTACAGGCCTGCCTTCTTTACACGCCATTATTTTGGTTTAGGGTACAATACGCTAAGGGTATCAGATTCAGTCATTATCAAGAATCCCAACTTCATGAACCATGGCGCGTCCAGTGTTAAATATCCGCGGATCTACTATAAAATGGTTTACCAGAACCTGGATTATATTCCCTATCCTACACAGGGCTATGCAGGTGAGGTAATGATCTCCAAAGATGGCTTTAACAGCAAAATGAATGTTTGGCAGCTGAGCGCCAAGGGACAGGGCAGCTGGCACATTAATGATAAAATGTTTTACAGCGTTTCTGCACTGGGCTCGGTAAAACTACCATTTAAGCAACCCTATATCAATTCGCAGTTGCTGGGATACGGAGACATGACCTTACGGGGGTATGAAAATTATGTGATCGATGGTGTTGCAGGCGTTATTTTAAACGCAACCCTTTCCAAACAATTAGCCAATTTCAGTATCAATCTGCCCATACTTAAGAAGTATACATCTACATTGATCCCCCTGAAGATTTATGGTAAAGTATACGGCAATACCGGCTATGTACATAATCCGCAACGTTGGGGCAATAGCCTGCCCAACCGCATGCTTTACGGCGGAGGTTTTGGCCTTGATATTTTTACAGACTACGATTTTACGCTGAAGCTGGAGTTCTCCTTTAACCAGTTAGGAGAAAACGGTCTATATTTACACAAGAAGACATTATACTAA